A window of the Cuculus canorus isolate bCucCan1 chromosome 3, bCucCan1.pri, whole genome shotgun sequence genome harbors these coding sequences:
- the ANKRD6 gene encoding ankyrin repeat domain-containing protein 6 isoform X4: MSQQDVVAVLSERLLVAAYKGQVENVVQLINKGAKVAVTKGDQTALHRAAVVGNTDVIATLIQEGCALDRQDKDGNTALHEACWHGFSQSAKVLVKAGANVLAKNKAGNTPLHLACQNSHSQSTRVLLLGGSRADLKNNAGDTCLHVAARYNHLPIIKVLLSAFCSVHEKNQAGNTALHVAAALNHRKVVKLLLEAGADASVVNNAGQTPLEVARQHNNPEVALLLTKASQVSRFNRGRSLRKKREKLKEERRAQSVPRDEVVQSKDSVSPADDTPSSDQPPQRKSDLKDEPRSTSPDPKGKKSKKKKAKEKVSALSDPISPADQQTLPRPQQNVPKRRSKHHCSSPPPPHEVRAYQLYTLYRGKDGKVMQAPINGCRCEPLINKLENQLEATVEEIKAEFGTVQDKMNVKLGQMESKTQHQLRVLDKLMAERLSAERTECLHRLQQHTELEKNEGEKRQNSLVDELKTWCMLKIQNLELKLSGDSRSSRPKSTLSTCESLTETLDTENNPHSAKDCKANQPVLQSEGSHQHSYTTLPNSLSEDGGRSRVQMPEQSFGQHFCIQQDGASGTTLSGTEQQLIVGGPVSSAPAQDVRPKDKAVGAGMFHRFQQELPSCELLGSKLRHVKVQTALQPLTEPAKTEPQSGYFIDKGTQTKKSSKSGQSRHKALHHTGAHQGQEQQPSTLPAGQPPAPPLKGTSQALEITQYFFEAVSTQMEKWYERKIEEARCQANQKAQQDKAALKEHIKSLEEELSKLRTKVQKES, translated from the exons ggcGATCAGACAGCATTGCATCGGGCTGCTGTCGTAGGGAACACTGATGTTATAGCAACTCTGATTCAAGAGGGGTGTGCTTTGGACAGGCAAGACAAG GATGGGAACACAGCTCTTCATGAAGCTTGTTGGCATGGGTTCAGTCAGTCTGCCAAAGTGCTCGTTAAAGCAGGAGCCAATGTACTTGCCAAGAACAAG GCAGGTAACACACCTCTTCACCTCGCCTGCCAGAATAGCCATTCCCAGAGTACTCGTGTTTTGTTACTTGGAGGATCTCGAGCAGACCTCAAAAATAAT gCAGGAGATACCTGTCTGCATGTGGCTGCTCGTTATAATCACTTGCCCATCATTAAGGTGCTGCTCAGTGCTTTCTGTTCTGTCCATGAAAAGAACCAG GCAGGCAATACGGCACTCCATGTAGCTGCTGCTCTGAATCACAGGAAGGTGGTTAAGCTGTTGCTGGAGGCAGGGGCTGATGCATCCGTTGTCAACAAT GCAGGTCAGACCCCTCTAGAGGTTGCCAGACAGCACAATAACCCTGAGGTTGCACTCCTCCTCACTAAAGCATCACAG GTCTCACGCTTTAACCGTGGAAGAAGcctgaggaagaagagagagaagctgAAGGAGGAAAGGCGAGCTCAGTCGGTACCACGGGATGAAGTAGTACAGAGCAAG GACAGCGTCTCGCCTGCTGATGACACACCAAGCAGCGACCAGCCACCACAAAGGAAAAGCGATCTGAAGGATGAACCCCGGTCAACCTCACCAGATcccaaaggaaagaagagcaaaaagaaaaaggcaaaggaaaag GTTTCAGCACTCTCGGACCCCATCTCCCCAGCCGATCAGCAGACACTCCCTCGGCCCCAGCAAAACGTGCCTAAGCGCAGAAGTAAACATCACTGCtcctctccaccccctccccacgAGGTCCGAGCCTACCAGCTGTACACGCTCTATAGAGGAAAGGATGGGAAGGTGATGCAG GCACCGATAAATGGATGTCGTTGTGAGCCGCTGATAAATAAACTGGAGAATCAGCTGGAGGCAACAGTGGAAGAGATAAAAGCTGAGTTTGGGACAGTACAAGATAAGATGAATGTTAAGCTGGGCCAGATGGAAAGCAAAACTCAACATCAA ctccGTGTTTTAGACAAGCTTATGGCTGAGCGGCTGTCCGCAGAGAGAACGGAGTGCCTTCACCGCCTGCAACAGCAcactgagctggaaaaaaatgagggggAGAAGCGGCAG aattCCTTGGTTGATGAGCTGAAGACTTGGTGCATGTTGAAGATTCAGAATCTTGAGCTCAAGCTTTCTGGAGATTCCAGGTCATCAAGACCAAAATCAACTTTGTCCACTTGTGAGTCTCTCACTGAGACCCTGGATACCGAAAACAACCCCCACAGTGCCAAGGACTGTAAAGCCAACCAGCCCGTGCTGCAGTCAGAGGGCTCCCACCAGCATTCCTATACCACGCTCCCAAATAGCCTCTCAGAAGATGGAGGAAGAAGTAGAGTCCAGATGCCAGAACAGAGCTTCGGGCAACATTTTTGCATTCAGCAAGATGGTGCATCAGGCACAACCTTGTCAG GTACAGAGCAACAGTTAATTGTTGGCGGACCAGTTTCTTCTGCCCCTGCTCAAGACGTGAGGCCAAAGGACAAAGCAGTTGGTGCCGGCATGTTCCACAGGttccagcaggagctgccctCCTGTGAGCTTTTGGGCTCCAAATTAAGACATGTTAAGGTTCAAACTGCTTTGCAGCCCTTGACTGAACCTGCGAAGACTGAACCACAGAGTGGCTACTTCATTGACAAAGGAACTCAGACAAAGAAGTCCAGCAAAAGCGGGCAGTCAAGGCACAAAGCTCTGCACCACACCGGGGCACATCAgggccaggagcagcagccctCCACTCTGCCTGCAGGGCAGCCGCCTGCCCCTCCACTCAAAGGCACTTCTCAGGCCCTGGAGATAACACAGTACTTCTTTGAGGCCGTTTCCACACAGATGGAGAAGTGGTATGAACGGAAGATAGAAGAAGCCCGGTGCCAAGCTAACCAGAAGGCACAGCAAGACAAAGCTGCACTCAAGGAGCATATCAAGAGCTTAGAAGAGGAGCTCAGCAAGTTAAGGACTAAGGTGCAGAAAGAGAGCTAG